TACGAGGCCTTCGTGAAAAAGGCGCGCGATCTACCGGCGATCCGCGCCGCCGTCGTGCATCCCTGCTCGGTCGCGGCCATCACTGGCGCACTCGAAGCACGCGAGGCAGGCCTCATGGAACCGGTCCTCGTCGGGCCGGAAGGCAAGATCCGCGCAGCAGCCGAGCTCGCGCAGGTCTCGCTTCAGGGTATCGAGATCATTCCCGTCGCCCACAGCCACGCCGCAGCCGACCGCGCCGTCGAGCTTGCCGTTGCTGGGACCGTTTCGGTGCTGGTCAAAGGCAGCCTTCATACGGACGAGCTTCTCGAGGCCGTCGTCGCGCCCGGCTCCGGCCTTCGCACCGAACGGCGCATCAGCCATGTCTATGCCATGGACATCCCCGCCTACGGCAAGCCGCTCATCGTCACCGACGCGGCGATCAACATCCAGCCGACGCTTGAGCACAAGCGCGACATCTGCCAGAACGCCATCGATCTTCTGCGTCGGCTCGGCATGGAGAGGCCGAAGGTGGCGGTGCTCGCCGCCGTGGAAACCGTAAACCCCAAGATGCCGGCGACGCTCGACGCCGCGGCGCTGACCGTAATGGCCGCGCGTGGGCAGATAACCGGCGCGAGCGTTGACGGCCCCCTCGCCTTCGACAACGCCATCAGCGTCGACGCCGCCCGCACGAAGGGCATTGTTTCCCCCGTCGCGGGCGAGGCCGACATCCTGCTCGTGCCGGACCTCGAAGCCGGCAACATGCTGGCCAAGCAGCTCATCTACTTTGCCGGCGCGACGGCGGCCGGCCTCGTGCTCGGCGCGCGGGTGCCCATCGTGCTGACGAGCCGCGCCGATCCGCTCTCGGCCCGCATCGCTTCGGCGGCGCTCGCCAAGATGGTCGCCGCACCCTATCCCGTGGAGGGATTGCCCGCATGAAGACCCTGCTGACCTTCAATGCCGGCTCTTCCACCGTAAAGATCGGCCTGTTTGCGCTTCACGCGGGCGGTCCCGTCCGGCTCGCCCGCGGCGTGATCGATTTCCGCCACGAACCGCTGACCTTGCGGGTGAGCGAGGGGGAGCAGCGGATCGAGGTCGCGCTGGATGCACGGCCGGATGCGGACCTGAGCGGCATCCTGTCGGAGACCGTCGCCGTCCTCGGCCGCCATTTCGATCTTGGCGAGGTCGCGGCCGTCGGGCATCGCGTCGTACATGGCGGCGACCACTTCGCCGGGCCTGCTCGCCTCGACAGGGAAAGCATCGCGGCCATCGAGGCGCTGACGGTGCTCGCGCCGCTCCACCAGCCGCAGAGCCTGCGCCTCATCCGCGCGATCGGCAGCGTGCTGCCGGACCTGCCGCAGGGCGCCTCCTTCGACACTGCCTTTCACCGCACGAACGATGCGCTGGTGCGCCGCTTCGCCATCCCGCGCGCCCTCCATGACCGGGGCATCAAGCGGTATGGCTTCCACGGCCTCTCCTACAAATATATCGCCGGCGAACTCGCGCGCCTTGCACCAGAAAAGGCTGGCGGCAAGGTAGTGGTCGCCCATCTTGGCAGCGGTGCGAGCCTTTGCGGCCTCGACAACGGTATCAGCCGCGACACCAGCATGGGCTTTTCGACGCTCGACGGCATTCCGATGGCGACGCGCTGCGGTGCGCTCGACCCGGGCGTGGTGCTGCATCTCCTCGGGCAGGAGGGGCTGGCGTTACGTGCGATGGAAGACCTCCTCTACCACAAGTCCGGGCTCCTCGGGGTTTCCGGCATCAGTGCCGACAGCCGCGATCTTCTGGAGAGCGATGCGCCTGAAGCGAGGGAGGCGATCGACCTCTTCGCTCTGCGGATCGCCGGCGAGATCGCCCGGCTGGCCGCCACGCTCGGCGGTCTCGACGCCGTCGTCTTCACGGCCGGCGTCGGCGAGAACCAGCCAAAGCTGCGGGCCAATGTCTGCGGCCGGCTGGGCTGGCTCGGCCTCGACCTCAACCCCATCGCCAATGCCGCGAACGCGGTCCTCATCAGCACACCGGAAAGCCGCATGGCCGCCTTCGTCATCCCCACCGACGAGGAACAGGTGATCGCCGAGGAAACCGTCTCGCTGCTGGGGAGCGCAGGAAAATGACTGAGCCCAGGAGCACTCTTGGAAGACGGTTGCCAGCAGCACAGCCGACCGCCGTTTCAGCGGGTACGGTCGACCGCAAGAGCAGACCTGCGTAGCGCTGACGAGCCGCCCCAACGCTCTCCGCTATTGCCGACTCTCGCCATTCGCTGACTGAAGATAACGGAGCGATCGGCCCGTCCGTTCCTTTGCCTTGCGTCAATGTGCCGGGAACTGAAGGGGAAGAAAGTATCGCCAATCCCGCACGGATCGAAGGAGGAGTTCCCGATGATGATCCGCGAAATGACGCACAACGAATGCACCGCGACGATTGCCGACCAGCGGCT
This DNA window, taken from Shinella zoogloeoides, encodes the following:
- a CDS encoding bifunctional enoyl-CoA hydratase/phosphate acetyltransferase; its protein translation is MDDFLRNRTFDELKPGDTEAITRLVGDDDIDLFAAISGDQNPAPLDAACTKTGPLGHGVAHGIWTAALISAVLGTRLPGPGTIYLGQDLLFLKPVAPGDTITATVTVKEKQPQKRIVLLDTVCTNRDGETVLKGTATVIAPEARVEWPRTRLPDASLRQHDRYEAFVKKARDLPAIRAAVVHPCSVAAITGALEAREAGLMEPVLVGPEGKIRAAAELAQVSLQGIEIIPVAHSHAAADRAVELAVAGTVSVLVKGSLHTDELLEAVVAPGSGLRTERRISHVYAMDIPAYGKPLIVTDAAINIQPTLEHKRDICQNAIDLLRRLGMERPKVAVLAAVETVNPKMPATLDAAALTVMAARGQITGASVDGPLAFDNAISVDAARTKGIVSPVAGEADILLVPDLEAGNMLAKQLIYFAGATAAGLVLGARVPIVLTSRADPLSARIASAALAKMVAAPYPVEGLPA
- a CDS encoding acetate/propionate family kinase; amino-acid sequence: MKTLLTFNAGSSTVKIGLFALHAGGPVRLARGVIDFRHEPLTLRVSEGEQRIEVALDARPDADLSGILSETVAVLGRHFDLGEVAAVGHRVVHGGDHFAGPARLDRESIAAIEALTVLAPLHQPQSLRLIRAIGSVLPDLPQGASFDTAFHRTNDALVRRFAIPRALHDRGIKRYGFHGLSYKYIAGELARLAPEKAGGKVVVAHLGSGASLCGLDNGISRDTSMGFSTLDGIPMATRCGALDPGVVLHLLGQEGLALRAMEDLLYHKSGLLGVSGISADSRDLLESDAPEAREAIDLFALRIAGEIARLAATLGGLDAVVFTAGVGENQPKLRANVCGRLGWLGLDLNPIANAANAVLISTPESRMAAFVIPTDEEQVIAEETVSLLGSAGK